A genome region from Mugil cephalus isolate CIBA_MC_2020 chromosome 13, CIBA_Mcephalus_1.1, whole genome shotgun sequence includes the following:
- the agpat4 gene encoding 1-acyl-sn-glycerol-3-phosphate acyltransferase delta — translation MGLLQLLKSQFLCHLIICYVFLVSGLIINLLQLCTLPVWLVNKQLARRINVRLGYCISSQMVAALEWWSGTECTLYTDPKTYPLYGKENAIVVLNHTYEIDFLCGWTFCERFGVLGSSKVLAKKELAYVPVIGWMWYFLEIVFCKRKWEEDQRMITRCLQNLRDYPENYWFLLYCEGTRFTPKKHQISMQVAESKGLPKLKYHLLPRTKGFWVTVQNLRGTVAAVYDSTLNFRNNESPTLLGILNGKKYHADLYVRRIPLEQIPEDEEECAAWLHKLYQEKDSFQEHYTQTGRFPCATVSPSRRPWSLINWLFWSCLLLYPLGVLLTQLVSTGSLFTVVVAVAVCYAASLGVRWMIGQTEIDRASNYGSKERPQNNN, via the exons ATGGgactcctgcagctgctgaaatCCCAGTTCCTGTGCCACCTGATCATCTGCTATGTGTTCCTGGTCAGCGGCCTCATCATCaacctgctgcagctctgtACGTTGCCTGTGTGGCTGGTCAACAAGCAGCTGGCCCGCAGGATCAACGTCAGGCTGGGGTACTGCATTTCTAGCC AGATGGTTGCTGCCTTGGAGTGGTGGTCTGGGACTGAATGCACTCTCTACACAGACCCAAAGACTTATCCACTTTATGGGAAAGAAAATGCAATTGTGGTTCTCAACCACACTTACGAAATAGACTTCCTGTGTGGTTGGACTTTCTGTGAGAGATTTGGAGTTTTAGGG AGCTCCAAAGTGTTGGCCAAAAAGGAGTTGGCCTATGTGCCTGTTATTGGTTGGATGTGGTACTTCCTGGAGATCGTTTTCTGCaagaggaagtgggaggagGACCAAAGGATGATAACTCGGTGTCTGCAAAACCTACGGGATTATCCAGAAAACTACTGG TTCCTGCTGTACTGTGAGGGAACGCGCTTCACGCCAAAGAAACATCAGATCAGCATGCAGGTGGCTGAGAGCAAAGGCCTGCCCAAGCTGAAATATCACCTTTTGCCCCGGACCAAAGGCTTCTGGGTAACCGTCCAAAACCTCAGGGGAACAG TTGCGGCTGTTTATGATTCCACGCTGAACTTCAGAAACAATGAATCGCCCACTTTGCTTGGAATTCTCAATGGGAAGAAATATCATGCAGATTTATACGTGAG GAGAATTCCTCTAGAACAGATCccggaggatgaggaagagtgCGCTGCTTGGCTCCACAAGCTTTACCAGGAAAAG GACAGCTTTCAGGAGCACTACACACAGACAGGGCGCTTCCCTTGTGCCACAGTGAGTCCTTCACGTCGGCCGTGGTCCCTCATCAACTGGCTTTTCTGGTCCTGCTTGCTCCTCTACCCTCTGGGCGTGCTACTCACTCAACTCGTCAGCACAGGATCGCTCTTTACCGTCGTAGTTGCTGTGGCTGTCTGCTATGCAG CTTCCCTGGGAGTTCGCTGGATGATTGGCCAGACTGAGATTGACAGAGCCTCAAACTATGGGAGTAAGGAGCGTCCTCAAAACAACAACTAA